CTCCAATCTACACCTTCCAATTGTGCGGTTAATTTTGCTTGGGGATACTTGTCAGACTCCAGGTAGTTTTCATTGAAGTGTTCCTGCATCAATTTTTTCTCAAATTGAAAACCTGTAATTGGTACAGTCGCAGCTATTTGATTAGATCCAAGGTCCAACACGCTTCTGGCCTCTTCATTGGTAGCCTCAATGTCCTCTAAAGGTGCATCGGAAAAGAAACGAATATAACTTTCACTACTCAGGTATTTTTGAGCAATGGCGTTAGTGCCCGTCAAAGCGATGAGGGCGAAAAAGATAAAAGTTCTCATAAAAATATTTTCTTAATTATTTAAAGCACCATCATTTACCCAGCAATCGATCTGGTCTTGTAGCTCCTGGCTGATGAAACCTGAAGGAGGCATCGGTTGTCTTCCAGCATCTAATCCGAGGGCTCGTACACGAATTCTTGCAGCTGATGCGATCACTTCGTCGGGAGTATTCATCAAAGGGCTTCTGGAGTCTCCGTGACATCCCGAAAGGGCACAATTATCAGTGATAATCGGCATGATGTCATCTGCTAAAGTCACGTCAGAAGTCACATTGATGGTCTGCGTGGTAGTACAACCGTCAGAATCTCTTGCTGTAATTTCATATTCATCAGGAGCCAAATTGGCAAAGTCGCTTGCGCTTTGGAAGGTCCCACCATTCAATGAAAACTCATAAGTTCCTGTTCCTCCGGTGACATCTGCAGCAATGGAGCCGTTATCCTCACCACAATCAGCAACACTCACCGATAGGCTAAGGGTAATACCATCATTGGATGCCAGGACAAAATCAGTTGATCCAGTACAACCTTCACTATCTCGAGCAAAGACCGAATATGTTCCAGCACCCAATCCGGTAAAATCAGGTGAAGGCTGGTAGTTGATCCCATCGAGACTGTAGGAAAAATCAGTAGAACCGGATGCGGAAATTTGGATCTGACCTGTATCAGTACAGCCTGGTAAGGCTATTGGAGTGGCTTCAACCACGATCGTTTTGGTGTCACAAGCGGGCAACAGATCTTCAATGCTGTCACTTGCACAACCTGATAAAAGCAGGATATAAATAGCAAAGGCGGATACCTGCGATAGTTTTCGCATGATTGTTACGAGTAAATTTTAAATGAATATACTAAAATGTTGGATAAGCTTGT
This DNA window, taken from Cytophagales bacterium, encodes the following:
- a CDS encoding YceI family protein codes for the protein MRTFIFFALIALTGTNAIAQKYLSSESYIRFFSDAPLEDIEATNEEARSVLDLGSNQIAATVPITGFQFEKKLMQEHFNENYLESDKYPQAKLTAQLEGVDWSNPDKEVTAKGEMTIHGRTNEVDLKGTVVKNGDNIIVDAVFQIQLQDYKIKIPKAVFYNIAETVEVTVKFTYKPYEN
- a CDS encoding SprB repeat-containing protein; protein product: MRKLSQVSAFAIYILLLSGCASDSIEDLLPACDTKTIVVEATPIALPGCTDTGQIQISASGSTDFSYSLDGINYQPSPDFTGLGAGTYSVFARDSEGCTGSTDFVLASNDGITLSLSVSVADCGEDNGSIAADVTGGTGTYEFSLNGGTFQSASDFANLAPDEYEITARDSDGCTTTQTINVTSDVTLADDIMPIITDNCALSGCHGDSRSPLMNTPDEVIASAARIRVRALGLDAGRQPMPPSGFISQELQDQIDCWVNDGALNN